The following coding sequences lie in one Mycobacterium sp. Z3061 genomic window:
- a CDS encoding PE family protein encodes MSFLTCQPELLNSAAANLESIGAVMNTSNAAAAAPIAGVVPAAADEVSALTAAQFAAHGAMYQAISAQAAAFHELFVSTLAASGDCYAATEAANAAAVR; translated from the coding sequence ATGTCCTTCCTGACCTGCCAGCCAGAATTGCTGAATTCGGCCGCGGCCAACCTTGAGTCGATCGGCGCCGTAATGAACACGAGCAACGCCGCCGCTGCTGCTCCGATCGCCGGTGTCGTGCCGGCCGCGGCCGACGAGGTGTCGGCTCTGACCGCAGCGCAGTTCGCTGCTCACGGCGCCATGTATCAGGCGATCAGCGCCCAGGCGGCGGCGTTCCACGAGCTTTTCGTGAGCACCCTCGCCGCCAGCGGCGATTGCTACGCGGCGACCGAAGCCGCCAATGCGGCAGCGGTGCGCTGA